In Thermodesulfobacteriota bacterium, the following proteins share a genomic window:
- the tsf gene encoding translation elongation factor Ts: MGTISASMVKQLREQTGAGMMDCKEALTGCDGDMEKAVDFLRKKGLAKAAKRAGRETAEGIIDSYIHMGGKIGVMVEVNCESDFVAKTDDFKAFARNIALHIAATNPAGIEPEDVSEAVIERERQVYREQVLEMGKPANMVDKIVEGKIKKFFQDVCLMNQAYVKDPNITIRDYMNETVAKIGESIRIRRFVRFQLGE, encoded by the coding sequence ATGGGAACAATCAGTGCCAGCATGGTCAAGCAGCTTCGGGAGCAAACCGGTGCCGGAATGATGGACTGCAAAGAAGCGCTGACCGGATGCGATGGAGATATGGAAAAGGCGGTTGATTTCTTGAGAAAAAAAGGCTTGGCCAAAGCCGCCAAACGCGCCGGCCGGGAAACCGCGGAAGGGATTATCGATTCTTATATTCACATGGGCGGCAAGATCGGCGTCATGGTGGAAGTCAACTGCGAGTCTGACTTTGTGGCCAAAACGGATGATTTCAAGGCCTTTGCCCGGAATATCGCTTTGCATATCGCGGCCACCAATCCGGCCGGTATCGAGCCGGAAGACGTCTCCGAAGCCGTGATCGAGAGGGAACGGCAGGTGTACCGGGAGCAGGTTCTGGAAATGGGCAAACCGGCCAATATGGTGGACAAGATCGTGGAAGGCAAAATAAAGAAGTTCTTCCAGGATGTCTGCCTGATGAATCAGGCCTATGTCAAAGACCCCAATATCACCATCCGGGATTATATGAATGAAACCGTCGCCAAAATCGGAGAAAGCATCCGGATCAGGCGGTTTGTCCGGTTTCAGCTGGGAGAATAA
- the prfA gene encoding peptide chain release factor 1, with amino-acid sequence MFDKLQEVEGRFSELETLMSDPGVYQNRATYLRYSQEHSELSKIVEVYRKYKKTKEDLEQSRDLLNDRDVAIKELAKQEVEMLTSRLDLLETELKTQLTPKDPNDSKNVLIEIRAGTGGEEAALFVHDLFRMYWRFIENKGWKAEIMDSHETGSGGFKEIVFMVYGQGAYSCFKYESGTHRVQRVPETEAQGRIHTSAVTVAVLPEAEEVEVDINPADIRTDIYRSSGPGGQSVNTADSAVRLVHLPTGIVVTCQEERSQLKNKNKAMKVLRARILDRMIQEQNAKRDEDRKEQVGSGDRSGRIRTYNFPQGRVTDHRAGITLYKLDSILQGQLGELFDGLSVYFNTQQLQSLDAGHAQ; translated from the coding sequence ATGTTTGATAAGCTACAAGAGGTCGAAGGCCGTTTCTCCGAGTTGGAAACCCTCATGTCCGATCCGGGTGTTTACCAGAACAGGGCGACCTATCTGCGTTACAGCCAGGAGCACTCGGAACTGTCAAAAATTGTTGAAGTCTACCGCAAGTACAAAAAGACAAAAGAAGACCTGGAACAGAGCCGCGATCTGCTGAACGACCGGGACGTCGCCATAAAGGAACTGGCCAAACAGGAGGTCGAGATGCTGACCTCCCGGCTGGACCTGCTCGAGACTGAACTCAAGACCCAGCTCACCCCCAAAGACCCCAACGATTCCAAGAACGTCCTCATCGAAATCCGGGCCGGCACCGGCGGCGAAGAGGCGGCCCTTTTCGTTCATGACCTTTTCCGCATGTACTGGCGGTTTATTGAAAACAAGGGCTGGAAAGCCGAAATCATGGACAGCCATGAAACCGGTTCCGGCGGTTTCAAGGAAATCGTTTTCATGGTGTACGGCCAGGGCGCTTACAGTTGTTTTAAATACGAAAGCGGGACCCACCGGGTGCAGCGGGTCCCGGAAACCGAAGCCCAGGGCCGGATTCATACCTCGGCGGTGACGGTGGCGGTGCTGCCGGAAGCCGAAGAAGTGGAAGTCGACATCAATCCGGCCGACATCCGCACGGATATTTACCGGTCCAGCGGCCCGGGCGGCCAATCGGTCAACACCGCCGATTCCGCCGTCCGCCTGGTGCACCTGCCCACCGGTATCGTGGTGACCTGCCAGGAAGAAAGGTCCCAGTTGAAGAACAAGAACAAGGCCATGAAGGTTCTGCGCGCCCGTATTCTGGACCGCATGATCCAGGAGCAGAATGCCAAACGGGATGAAGATAGAAAGGAGCAGGTCGGCAGCGGCGACCGCAGCGGCCGGATCCGCACCTATAATTTCCCCCAGGGCCGGGTGACGGATCATCGCGCCGGCATCACGCTCTACAAGCTGGACTCCATTCTCCAGGGGCAGCTGGGGGAACTCTTCGACGGCCTGTCGGTTTATTTCAACACCCAGCAGCTCCAGTCGCTGGACGCCGGCCATGCCCAGTGA
- the rpsB gene encoding 30S ribosomal protein S2, protein MSYLSMKELLEAGAHFGHQTRRWNPKMKPYIFGARNGIYIIDLQKTVRMFKDAYDFIVQVVESGKPVLFVGTKKQAREAIYEEANRAEMFYVHNRWLGGMLTNFQTIKNSIEQLQHLNEIVNDGSIEMYPKKEQSKLGKARVKLDSVLGGIQHMTKLPGALFVVDTRKEAIAVREAHRLNIPVVATVDTNCDPDEIDYVIPCNDDAIRAVRLIAGKIADACLEGAQRRAEKKQAVADKDVEEKPVARPGAETLQAGGREIISDGSDGPIVERIRKSGFSSIADYQEEEEDDLGENGSGN, encoded by the coding sequence ATGAGCTATTTGTCGATGAAGGAGTTGCTGGAGGCAGGGGCGCATTTCGGGCATCAGACCCGTCGGTGGAATCCCAAGATGAAGCCGTATATATTCGGCGCCCGCAACGGGATTTACATTATTGATCTGCAGAAGACGGTCCGGATGTTCAAGGACGCCTATGATTTTATCGTGCAGGTCGTGGAAAGCGGCAAGCCGGTTCTGTTTGTCGGTACCAAGAAACAGGCCCGGGAAGCGATTTACGAAGAGGCCAACCGCGCGGAAATGTTTTACGTTCATAACCGCTGGCTGGGCGGAATGCTGACCAACTTCCAGACCATCAAAAACAGCATCGAGCAACTGCAGCACCTGAATGAAATCGTCAACGACGGCTCGATTGAAATGTATCCCAAGAAGGAGCAGTCCAAACTGGGCAAAGCACGCGTCAAACTGGACAGCGTGCTGGGCGGCATTCAGCACATGACCAAGCTGCCGGGCGCGCTGTTCGTGGTGGATACCCGCAAGGAAGCCATCGCCGTCCGGGAGGCCCATCGGCTTAATATCCCGGTGGTGGCCACGGTGGACACCAATTGCGATCCGGATGAAATCGATTATGTTATCCCCTGCAATGATGACGCCATCCGCGCCGTCCGCCTGATCGCCGGGAAGATCGCCGATGCCTGCCTGGAAGGCGCCCAGCGCCGGGCGGAGAAGAAACAGGCGGTGGCCGATAAGGATGTGGAAGAAAAGCCCGTAGCCAGGCCGGGAGCCGAAACCCTTCAGGCCGGTGGACGTGAAATTATTTCGGACGGTTCCGACGGCCCCATCGTCGAGCGGATCAGAAAATCCGGTTTTTCGTCGATAGCGGATTACCAGGAAGAAGAAGAGGACGACCTCGGCGAAAACGGCTCGGGCAACTAA
- the pyrH gene encoding UMP kinase, protein MDTSRYKRVLIKLSGEALMGDENFGISPKMIKYMAEEVVSVARMGVQVAVVVGGGNIFRGVAASSFGMDRTAADHMGMLATVINSIALQDAIEKTGFGTRIQTAIAMHAVAEPYILRRALRHLDKGRIVIFAAGTGNPYFTTDTAAVLRAEEIHAEVFLKATRVNGLYDSDPEKSSDAKFIKKTTYMHVLKKQLGVMDSTAISLAMDNSLPLVVFSIKEPGNLRRIICGEDIGTLIVRE, encoded by the coding sequence TTGGATACCTCCCGCTATAAACGAGTTCTGATTAAGCTCAGCGGCGAAGCGCTCATGGGCGATGAAAACTTCGGCATCAGCCCGAAGATGATCAAGTATATGGCGGAGGAAGTGGTGTCGGTCGCCCGGATGGGCGTCCAGGTGGCCGTGGTCGTGGGCGGCGGCAATATTTTCAGGGGAGTCGCGGCCAGCTCCTTCGGTATGGACCGTACCGCCGCCGATCACATGGGCATGCTGGCCACGGTTATCAACAGCATCGCTCTTCAGGATGCTATTGAAAAAACCGGGTTTGGGACACGAATCCAGACGGCCATCGCCATGCATGCCGTGGCCGAACCGTATATATTGCGGAGAGCCCTGCGGCACCTGGACAAGGGCCGGATCGTTATTTTCGCGGCGGGTACCGGCAATCCTTATTTTACCACCGATACCGCGGCCGTTTTACGGGCCGAAGAAATCCATGCCGAGGTCTTTTTAAAAGCGACCCGGGTCAACGGTCTGTATGATTCGGACCCGGAAAAATCCAGCGACGCCAAGTTTATCAAGAAAACAACCTACATGCATGTCCTGAAAAAACAGCTGGGCGTCATGGATTCCACCGCCATCTCCCTGGCCATGGATAACAGCCTGCCGCTGGTGGTTTTTTCCATCAAGGAACCGGGCAACCTTCGGCGCATCATCTGCGGAGAAGATATCGGCACGCTGATTGTCCGAGAATGA
- the prmC gene encoding peptide chain release factor N(5)-glutamine methyltransferase: MPSDNPPRKILEVLRLTTDFFRSHEVEGPRVSAELLLAHALKTERLDLYLRFDQPLSSHELDDYRELVRRRLRREPVAYITGAKGFWNLTLNVTRDVLIPRPDTECLVENALADLSRIRASLGRSPSVLELATGSGAVILSLAADSPAGRFFASDISPAALRVAGENARRCLPDERVVFFASDWFGAVKAAAACFDMIVVNPPYIPTADIPGLEPEIRDYEPRWALDGGSDGLDHIRHIIVEAGRFLTPGGLLMMEIGWDQQPRIQSLAEESAWCRDVSFSRDLAGHDRVARLRKQD, translated from the coding sequence ATGCCCAGTGACAACCCTCCCCGGAAGATTCTCGAGGTTCTTCGATTAACCACCGATTTTTTCCGTTCCCATGAGGTTGAAGGCCCCCGGGTTTCAGCGGAACTGCTGCTGGCCCATGCCCTCAAAACCGAGCGTCTCGATCTTTACCTGCGGTTTGATCAACCGCTTTCCTCCCATGAACTGGACGATTACCGGGAACTGGTCCGGAGGCGGCTGCGGCGGGAGCCGGTGGCCTATATCACCGGAGCCAAAGGGTTCTGGAATCTGACCCTGAACGTCACGCGGGACGTGCTGATCCCCCGCCCCGACACGGAGTGCCTGGTGGAAAACGCCCTGGCCGATCTGTCCCGGATTCGGGCTTCTTTAGGGCGGTCGCCGTCGGTTCTTGAATTGGCCACCGGCTCCGGCGCCGTTATCCTTTCGCTTGCGGCCGATTCGCCGGCCGGCCGGTTTTTCGCCTCCGATATTTCTCCGGCAGCGCTGCGTGTAGCCGGGGAAAACGCCCGGCGCTGTCTTCCGGACGAACGGGTTGTCTTTTTTGCCTCCGACTGGTTTGGGGCGGTCAAAGCCGCTGCCGCCTGTTTTGACATGATCGTCGTCAACCCGCCTTACATCCCCACCGCCGACATACCGGGACTGGAGCCGGAAATCCGTGATTACGAACCCCGATGGGCCCTGGACGGCGGCAGCGATGGACTGGATCATATCCGGCACATTATTGTCGAGGCCGGCCGATTTTTAACCCCCGGCGGCTTGCTGATGATGGAAATCGGCTGGGACCAGCAGCCCCGGATCCAGTCCCTGGCGGAGGAATCCGCCTGGTGCCGGGATGTTTCTTTTTCCCGGGACCTGGCCGGTCATGACCGGGTGGCCCGGTTACGGAAACAGGATTAA
- a CDS encoding molybdopterin-dependent oxidoreductase — protein sequence MKEMKITRRTFLRGAGATVALLSLNSLGFLGGNSVANAAAKTIEDWDYTGWEDLHRQEWTWDKVTYGTHLVDCYPGNCLWRVYSRDGIVFREEQAARYPVIDPSGPDFNPRGCQKGASYSLQMYNPDRLKYPMKRIGERGGGKWKRISWDQCLTEIAEGLVDAMAAQGPESIIFESGPGNGGWLNLIAIYRLMLGLGATVLDVDSTIGDFNRGIYETFGKFQFMDSVDGWYFSKLILIWHMNPVYTRIPDYHFIAEARYNGADVVSIAPDYNPSTMHADEYIPVEMGSDAALGLAVCQVLIEKGWIDVPFVKEQTDLPLLVRLDTGRFLTVSEIEPGGRADQFCFWDAKAGKVVRAPLETLRLPCDPALEGEFPVTLTDGRIVTVRPVFHNLKALLNRDYTPEKSSKNCGTHPDTIRRLAEKCYRASGKIQVLVGWNSPKYYHGDLIERAMCLVLALTGSYGKKGCGIRGWNESLFEGSLAQTFKRKIGLSYATEELRLVQGIWNKYKMEDPTRSDEMASIEQERVIDRSMFSTTIPVFLYYNHSDYKKAWDNRAWHCPTMKREFKEYYDEAVSKGWWEGYVKPAPDQTPLVYLWVGSNPARKNRGWMKNILGSLWNKYKLIFGFETRWTTTLLYGDYALPCAGFYEKLDTRFPTPHVPWLTLTDGAVKPVGETKTEWEICRLLAEKIELVAKKRDQTRFKTRYPVQEEARLLVQHLQTRDRDCNIDLRNIAEAQRMGAENFEELMEDALETSIMLGNMPPGTNLEFMRKEGIVRFTGVSIFDPVSMNLATDIKPDEPIVPLTWHTGDKKVPYPTYNRRIQFYIDHPWFLEAGEGLPVHKDNPKIGGDYPLRMTSGHQRWSIHSIWISNEQLLRTHQGRPFMFMSREDADKRGIRDGDLVRVHNDFDDFKIHVKVTPAARPEKGAARPGQVIVYHAWEPFMFPGWKSYDAAIPGMIKWLDLINDYGHLRFWRWNWCANPVDRAIAVEVARA from the coding sequence ATGAAAGAAATGAAAATCACCCGCAGAACCTTTTTAAGAGGAGCAGGCGCGACGGTGGCCCTGCTGTCCCTGAACTCTCTTGGTTTTCTGGGAGGCAACAGTGTCGCCAACGCCGCCGCAAAAACCATCGAAGACTGGGACTACACCGGCTGGGAGGATCTTCACCGGCAAGAGTGGACCTGGGACAAGGTCACCTACGGCACCCACCTGGTGGACTGCTATCCCGGCAACTGCCTGTGGCGGGTTTACTCCAGGGACGGCATCGTCTTCCGGGAAGAACAGGCGGCCAGGTATCCGGTCATCGATCCTTCCGGCCCGGACTTCAACCCCCGGGGATGCCAGAAAGGGGCTTCCTACAGCCTTCAGATGTATAATCCGGACCGCCTTAAATACCCCATGAAGCGGATCGGCGAAAGGGGAGGCGGCAAATGGAAACGGATCTCCTGGGACCAGTGCCTGACGGAAATCGCCGAAGGCCTGGTGGACGCTATGGCGGCCCAGGGGCCGGAATCCATCATTTTTGAGAGCGGTCCGGGCAACGGCGGGTGGCTGAACCTGATCGCCATTTACCGGCTGATGCTTGGCCTGGGCGCCACCGTCCTGGATGTGGATTCCACCATCGGCGACTTCAACCGCGGTATCTACGAAACATTCGGCAAGTTTCAGTTCATGGATTCGGTGGACGGCTGGTATTTTTCCAAACTGATCCTGATCTGGCACATGAACCCGGTTTATACCCGGATTCCGGACTACCATTTTATAGCGGAAGCCAGATACAACGGCGCCGATGTCGTCTCCATCGCGCCGGATTACAACCCCAGCACCATGCACGCCGATGAATACATTCCGGTGGAAATGGGTTCCGACGCCGCCCTGGGCCTGGCTGTCTGCCAGGTGCTTATCGAAAAGGGGTGGATCGATGTTCCGTTTGTCAAGGAGCAGACCGACCTGCCCCTGCTGGTCCGTTTAGACACCGGTCGGTTCCTGACCGTATCCGAAATCGAACCCGGGGGCAGGGCCGACCAGTTCTGTTTCTGGGACGCCAAGGCCGGCAAGGTGGTCAGGGCGCCCCTTGAAACCTTGAGACTCCCCTGCGATCCGGCCCTGGAGGGCGAGTTCCCGGTGACGCTGACGGACGGCAGGATTGTTACCGTTCGGCCGGTATTCCACAATTTGAAGGCGCTGCTGAACCGGGACTATACTCCCGAGAAATCGTCTAAAAACTGCGGGACGCATCCGGACACCATCCGGCGGCTGGCGGAAAAATGTTACCGGGCCAGCGGCAAAATTCAGGTGCTGGTGGGCTGGAACTCACCCAAGTACTACCACGGTGATTTGATCGAGCGGGCCATGTGCCTGGTGCTGGCCCTGACCGGCAGCTACGGCAAAAAAGGGTGCGGCATCCGCGGCTGGAACGAATCCCTGTTCGAAGGGTCTCTGGCGCAGACATTCAAGCGCAAGATCGGGCTGTCATACGCCACTGAAGAACTGCGTCTGGTCCAGGGGATCTGGAACAAATATAAGATGGAAGACCCCACCCGTTCGGATGAAATGGCCTCCATCGAGCAGGAACGGGTCATTGACCGGAGCATGTTCAGCACGACCATCCCCGTTTTCCTCTATTACAATCATTCCGACTATAAAAAGGCGTGGGACAACAGGGCCTGGCACTGCCCGACCATGAAGCGCGAGTTTAAGGAATATTATGATGAAGCGGTCTCCAAAGGCTGGTGGGAAGGATACGTCAAGCCTGCCCCGGATCAGACGCCGCTGGTCTACCTCTGGGTGGGCAGTAACCCGGCCCGGAAAAACAGGGGCTGGATGAAAAATATTCTCGGCTCCCTGTGGAACAAATACAAACTTATTTTCGGTTTTGAAACCCGCTGGACGACTACCCTTTTGTACGGCGATTACGCCCTGCCGTGTGCCGGCTTTTATGAAAAGCTTGACACCCGCTTTCCCACCCCCCATGTCCCCTGGCTGACGTTAACGGACGGGGCCGTCAAGCCGGTGGGGGAGACCAAAACCGAATGGGAAATCTGCCGGCTGCTGGCTGAAAAAATTGAACTGGTCGCGAAAAAGCGGGATCAGACGCGGTTTAAGACCAGATATCCGGTCCAGGAGGAAGCCAGGCTGCTGGTGCAGCATTTACAGACCCGGGACAGGGACTGCAACATTGATCTCCGGAATATTGCTGAAGCACAGCGCATGGGCGCGGAGAATTTCGAGGAGTTGATGGAAGATGCCCTGGAGACCAGCATCATGCTGGGCAACATGCCGCCGGGGACCAACCTGGAATTCATGAGAAAAGAGGGTATTGTCCGGTTCACCGGTGTCTCCATCTTTGATCCGGTGTCCATGAACCTGGCCACGGATATCAAGCCGGATGAGCCGATCGTTCCGTTGACCTGGCATACCGGAGATAAAAAGGTCCCCTACCCGACCTACAACCGGCGGATTCAGTTTTACATTGATCACCCCTGGTTTTTGGAAGCCGGAGAAGGGTTACCGGTGCACAAGGACAACCCGAAAATCGGCGGCGATTACCCCTTGCGAATGACCAGCGGTCATCAGCGCTGGAGCATTCATTCCATCTGGATCAGCAACGAACAGCTCCTGCGGACCCACCAGGGCCGGCCGTTCATGTTCATGAGCAGGGAAGACGCCGACAAACGGGGCATCAGGGACGGCGACCTGGTCCGGGTTCACAACGATTTTGACGATTTCAAGATTCATGTCAAGGTGACGCCGGCGGCCCGTCCGGAAAAAGGCGCGGCCAGGCCTGGCCAGGTGATCGTCTACCACGCCTGGGAGCCGTTCATGTTCCCCGGGTGGAAGAGTTATGACGCGGCCATCCCGGGCATGATCAAATGGCTGGACCTGATCAACGATTACGGCCATCTCCGGTTCTGGCGGTGGAACTGGTGCGCCAATCCGGTCGACCGGGCGATAGCCGTGGAAGTAGCCAGGGCCTGA
- the rpmE gene encoding 50S ribosomal protein L31 yields MKTDIHPKFFEASARCVCGNEFTVGSTKETIKVEICSKCHPFFTGKQKLVDTAGRIERFRRKYAKFEDQKKQQ; encoded by the coding sequence ATGAAGACCGATATTCATCCGAAATTTTTTGAAGCCAGCGCCAGGTGCGTTTGCGGCAATGAATTCACGGTCGGTTCCACCAAGGAAACGATAAAGGTTGAAATCTGCTCCAAGTGCCATCCTTTTTTTACGGGCAAGCAGAAACTGGTGGATACCGCCGGAAGAATCGAGCGGTTCCGCCGGAAATACGCCAAATTCGAGGATCAGAAAAAGCAGCAGTAG
- the frr gene encoding ribosome recycling factor, with protein MIDLVYEEMEEKMEKTLSKFSGEMRKVRTGRASLSILDGVMVDYYGTPTPLNQLASLSVPESRMIVIQPWDGNAIKDVEKAILQSNIGLTPNNDGKIIRLSIPPLTEQRRKEIAKQARQISEDYKVALRNVRRDANENLKQLKKDGDISEDDAVVAKDKVQEITDKYISRIDAAYQEKEKEILEV; from the coding sequence ATGATCGATCTGGTTTATGAAGAGATGGAAGAGAAGATGGAAAAGACACTGTCCAAGTTCAGCGGAGAGATGCGGAAAGTGCGGACCGGCCGGGCGTCCCTCTCCATTCTTGACGGTGTCATGGTGGACTATTACGGTACTCCCACGCCGCTGAATCAGCTGGCCTCTCTGTCGGTTCCGGAAAGCCGGATGATCGTCATTCAACCCTGGGACGGGAACGCCATCAAGGACGTGGAAAAGGCCATTCTGCAGTCCAATATCGGGTTGACGCCGAACAATGACGGCAAAATCATCCGTCTTTCCATCCCGCCCCTGACGGAGCAGCGCCGCAAGGAAATCGCCAAGCAGGCCCGCCAGATCTCCGAGGATTACAAGGTGGCCCTGCGGAATGTCCGGCGGGATGCCAATGAAAACCTGAAGCAGTTGAAAAAAGATGGCGATATCTCCGAAGACGACGCCGTAGTCGCCAAGGACAAGGTCCAGGAAATCACCGATAAGTACATCAGTCGGATTGACGCCGCCTACCAGGAAAAAGAGAAGGAAATACTTGAAGTCTAA
- a CDS encoding isoprenyl transferase encodes MKSNRPDPDTSGLDSDRLPAHVAIIMDGNGRWAKRRSLDRLEGHRRGVETIETIIRFCRNIGLAHLTLFAFSTENWSRPAYEVAGIMTLLKEFLRTRQEELRENGIRFNAVGNLGMLSEDVRQVLDEAGSLTADCRKMVLTIALSYGGRDEIIRAVKRIAADAVAGRIDIDGIDEQQVAAYLDTHDLPDPDVLIRTSGEMRISNFLLWQLAYTEIFVTNTFWPDFGPDELVRILKEYQTRERRFGKV; translated from the coding sequence TTGAAGTCTAATCGGCCTGATCCGGACACCTCCGGCCTGGACAGCGACAGGCTTCCGGCGCATGTCGCCATCATCATGGACGGCAACGGCCGGTGGGCCAAACGCCGTTCCCTTGATCGTCTGGAAGGCCATCGCCGGGGGGTGGAGACGATTGAAACGATAATCCGCTTCTGCCGGAACATCGGCCTCGCTCACCTGACCCTGTTCGCGTTTTCCACGGAAAACTGGAGCCGGCCCGCCTATGAGGTGGCCGGCATCATGACCCTGTTGAAAGAGTTCCTCCGCACCCGGCAGGAAGAGCTGCGGGAGAACGGCATCCGGTTCAACGCCGTGGGCAATCTCGGGATGCTGTCGGAGGATGTCCGGCAGGTGCTGGATGAAGCCGGGTCCCTGACCGCCGATTGCCGAAAGATGGTGCTGACCATCGCGTTAAGCTACGGCGGCCGGGATGAGATTATCCGGGCCGTCAAGCGGATTGCCGCCGACGCGGTCGCGGGCAGGATCGATATAGACGGCATCGATGAACAGCAGGTGGCCGCCTATCTGGATACTCATGATCTGCCGGATCCGGATGTGCTGATACGCACCAGCGGTGAAATGCGGATCAGCAATTTTTTACTGTGGCAGCTGGCCTACACGGAGATTTTTGTCACCAATACCTTTTGGCCGGACTTCGGGCCGGATGAACTGGTTCGTATTCTCAAGGAATACCAGACGCGGGAACGCCGTTTCGGAAAAGTGTAG
- a CDS encoding phosphatidate cytidylyltransferase, with amino-acid sequence MKKPDASHAKRWVTGLVLAPLLIVTILASANWFFALFICAVCCVALYEYYRIALHVSGTSFFTVIPMAGCGTGAAIVLSAIWGRFDVICALVSCLFIFSGAGALSQYKRRPDAMNRVVMQVIAMVYLALPLAFLVMLHQDPRGNTWILMMFFLVFCGDIGAYYAGTFFGRHKLIPEVSPGKTIEGAFGGMTATVGIGCLINLALPFLPWGMDMPRFPWVMAPLFFVVVSICGQAGDLFESLLKREAGLKDSGVIFPGHGGLLDRVDAVLFAIPIVYLFKEFVFVS; translated from the coding sequence GTGAAAAAACCGGATGCATCGCATGCCAAACGGTGGGTGACGGGCCTCGTGCTGGCCCCGCTGCTGATCGTCACGATTCTGGCTTCGGCCAACTGGTTTTTCGCCCTGTTCATCTGCGCCGTCTGCTGCGTCGCGTTGTACGAATATTACCGCATCGCCCTGCATGTTTCCGGGACCTCGTTTTTCACCGTTATTCCCATGGCAGGTTGCGGAACTGGTGCGGCCATCGTGCTGTCGGCGATATGGGGGCGTTTTGACGTCATCTGCGCGCTGGTTTCCTGCCTGTTCATCTTTTCCGGCGCCGGCGCTCTCAGCCAGTATAAACGAAGACCCGATGCCATGAACCGGGTGGTCATGCAGGTGATTGCCATGGTCTACCTGGCCCTGCCGTTGGCCTTTCTGGTCATGCTTCATCAGGATCCACGCGGAAACACCTGGATCCTGATGATGTTTTTTCTGGTGTTCTGCGGGGATATCGGCGCTTACTACGCCGGCACCTTTTTCGGCCGGCACAAACTGATCCCCGAGGTCAGCCCCGGCAAGACCATTGAAGGCGCCTTCGGCGGGATGACGGCCACGGTCGGTATCGGCTGCCTGATCAACCTGGCGCTGCCCTTTTTGCCCTGGGGCATGGATATGCCCCGGTTCCCCTGGGTGATGGCGCCGCTCTTCTTCGTGGTGGTCAGCATCTGCGGCCAGGCCGGTGACCTGTTTGAATCGCTTTTGAAACGGGAGGCGGGCCTCAAGGATTCAGGTGTCATTTTTCCGGGGCACGGTGGTCTGCTGGATCGGGTCGACGCCGTTCTTTTCGCCATTCCCATCGTTTATCTCTTTAAAGAATTCGTGTTCGTCTCATGA